One window from the genome of Oryza glaberrima chromosome 3, OglaRS2, whole genome shotgun sequence encodes:
- the LOC127765468 gene encoding uncharacterized protein LOC127765468, whose amino-acid sequence MNQPVQKNTLYVGGLAEEVDEKILHAAFVPFGEIKDVKTPLDQATQKHRSFGFVTFLEREDAAAAMDNMDGAELFGRVLTVNYAFPERIKGGEQGWAAQPIWADADTWFERQQQEEEMQRLQAEQRAAMQAAEKLHREKLAAEKEGEKEEETDTNADPMAAAEAQALKQSS is encoded by the exons ATGAACCAGCCGGTGCAGAAGAACACGCTCTATGTAG GTGGgctggcggaggaggtggacgaGAAGATCCTGCACGCGGCGTTCGTGCCCTTCGGGGAGATCAAGGACGTCAAGACGCCGCTCGACCAGGCCACGCAGAAGCACCGCTCCTTCGGCTTCGTCACCTTCCTCGAgcgggaggacgccgccgccgccatggacaaCATGGACGGCGCCGAGCTCTTCGGCCGCGTCCTCACCGTCAACTACGCCTTCCCTGAGCGCATCAAGGGAGGAGAGCAGGGGTGGGCAGCACAGCCAA TTTGGGCTGATGCAGATACTTGGTTCGAGAGGCAGCAGCAGGAAGAAGAAATGCAACGCCTTCAGGCAGAGCAGCGTGCAGCGATGCAGGCAGCAGAGAAGCTGCACAGGGAGAAATTGGCTGCAGAAAAAGAAggggagaaagaagaggagaCTGATACCAATGCAGACCCCATGGCTGCAGCAGAAGCTCAGGCCTTGAAACAGAGCTCTTAA